Proteins found in one uncultured Desulfuromonas sp. genomic segment:
- a CDS encoding SlyX family protein, which produces MDDRINDLESRIAFQEHTIQELQDLVATHQKQLYDMEEAMKVMARRISQISTASTGAGNSSEEERPPHY; this is translated from the coding sequence ATGGACGATCGTATCAATGATCTGGAAAGCCGTATCGCTTTTCAGGAACACACCATTCAGGAATTGCAGGATCTTGTCGCGACACATCAGAAACAACTCTACGATATGGAAGAAGCCATGAAGGTGATGGCGCGACGCATCAGTCAGATTTCGACAGCGTCGACAGGGGCTGGAAACAGCAGCGAAGAGGAGCGTCCACCTCACTATTGA
- a CDS encoding EVE domain-containing protein, with translation MNYWLMKSEPEAFGIDNLQQMPEQTEHWDGVRNYQARNMMRDDMKIGDLAFFYHSNCAEPAIVGIMEVVKEGYPDFTAFDPNSKYFDAKSVGDKPRWFMVDIRYVRHLKRPIALKELKEYPQLDGMQILRKGNRLSITPVSKEHWDFIVGLENA, from the coding sequence ATGAACTACTGGCTGATGAAATCGGAACCAGAAGCGTTTGGCATTGACAATCTGCAACAGATGCCGGAGCAAACCGAACATTGGGACGGCGTGCGCAATTATCAGGCGCGTAATATGATGCGCGATGACATGAAGATCGGTGATCTGGCGTTTTTTTATCACTCCAACTGTGCCGAACCCGCTATCGTCGGTATCATGGAAGTGGTCAAAGAGGGCTATCCCGATTTTACGGCGTTTGACCCCAACAGCAAATACTTTGACGCTAAAAGCGTTGGTGATAAACCGCGTTGGTTCATGGTCGATATCCGCTATGTTCGTCACCTCAAAAGGCCGATTGCGCTCAAGGAGCTCAAAGAGTATCCACAGCTTGACGGCATGCAGATCCTGCGCAAGGGGAATCGACTGTCCATCACCCCCGTCAGCAAGGAGCATTGGGACTTTATTGTTGGTCTGGAAAACGCTTGA
- a CDS encoding aminoacyl-tRNA deacylase: MAKVKFPTTQAVRQLKQHKVHYTPQLYAYEEKGGTRVSARELGVEEHAVIKTLVMEDEHQSPLIILMHGDCEVSTKEMARTLNVKRVAPCSPDIAHKHTGYQVGGTSPFGTLKPLPVYVERTILDLPLIYINGGKRGFLVSLAPEVLVNVLQATPVEVAI; the protein is encoded by the coding sequence ATGGCTAAAGTTAAATTCCCGACAACACAGGCTGTTCGCCAACTGAAACAGCACAAAGTCCACTACACCCCACAACTCTATGCCTATGAGGAAAAAGGGGGAACACGCGTATCGGCACGAGAGCTGGGCGTTGAGGAACACGCTGTGATCAAAACCTTGGTCATGGAGGATGAACACCAATCACCGCTGATTATCCTCATGCACGGTGATTGCGAGGTTTCCACCAAGGAGATGGCCCGTACTCTCAATGTCAAACGGGTCGCCCCGTGCAGTCCGGATATTGCCCACAAGCATACCGGCTACCAGGTCGGCGGCACCTCTCCTTTCGGCACTTTAAAGCCTTTGCCCGTGTATGTGGAACGCACCATTCTTGATTTGCCGTTGATTTATATTAATGGCGGAAAACGGGGCTTTCTGGTCAGTCTGGCTCCTGAAGTGTTGGTGAATGTGTTACAGGCAACGCCTGTTGAGGTGGCGATCTAA
- a CDS encoding rhomboid family intramembrane serine protease, which produces MDLKRFFDSLGMNGTRWQWRIMKWQRQWKQVKRGESVATSDFSISQVLLFVNLILFSVMVLRGMATGGGMSSLLSPNAELLVISGGQWWPLVIKNGEWWRCITYAYTHAGLIHIGFNMMVLYQVGPLLEREIGPSGFISLYTITALAATGLGYFWHPMTVVIGASGALFGMIGFSITYFHRIGGHQALAQRDFMIRWAIFAFIFGFLVGADNAAHLGGAVSGAVFGLVYPIALRTRRTLAPLTNTLAAVSLIATVASLVFLVLSWF; this is translated from the coding sequence GTGGACTTGAAACGTTTTTTCGACAGCCTGGGTATGAATGGAACACGTTGGCAATGGCGCATTATGAAATGGCAACGTCAGTGGAAACAGGTCAAACGTGGCGAAAGTGTTGCCACCAGCGACTTCTCCATCTCCCAGGTGCTGCTATTTGTTAACCTGATCCTGTTCTCGGTGATGGTTCTGCGCGGCATGGCAACGGGGGGCGGCATGTCCAGCCTGCTCAGTCCCAATGCCGAGTTGCTGGTTATCTCAGGTGGGCAATGGTGGCCGCTGGTCATTAAGAACGGGGAATGGTGGCGTTGCATTACGTACGCCTATACCCATGCCGGACTGATCCATATCGGTTTCAATATGATGGTGCTTTATCAGGTCGGCCCCTTGTTAGAGCGGGAGATCGGCCCAAGTGGCTTCATCTCCCTGTATACCATCACGGCACTGGCCGCGACCGGACTCGGCTATTTCTGGCACCCCATGACCGTGGTCATTGGCGCTTCCGGTGCCCTGTTCGGCATGATCGGCTTTTCCATCACCTATTTTCACCGAATTGGCGGCCACCAAGCACTTGCCCAGCGTGACTTCATGATCCGTTGGGCCATCTTTGCCTTTATCTTCGGCTTTCTTGTCGGAGCCGATAATGCCGCTCATTTGGGCGGTGCCGTCAGTGGTGCCGTATTTGGATTGGTCTACCCGATCGCCCTGCGCACCCGACGAACTCTGGCTCCGCTGACCAACACCCTGGCGGCCGTGAGTCTGATTGCGACTGTTGCCAGCCTGGTGTTTCTGGTGCTGAGCTGGTTTTAA
- a CDS encoding DEAD/DEAH box helicase produces MTKFNDLGLSAELLRAVADQGYSEPTPIQAQAIPAVLNGGDILAAAQTGTGKTAGFTLPVLQRLSDTPVSSGRRPVRALVLTPTRELAAQVGASVADYGKYLPLRSAIVFGGVKINPQISMLRKGVDILVATPGRLLDHVSQKTVDLSKVEILILDEADRMLDMGFIRDIRKILALLPKKRQNLLFSATFSDDIKRLADSLLNTPTLIEVARRNTASEQVEQSVHLIEKSRKRELLSHMIGSQNWQQVLVFTRTKRGANRLAQQLEKDGLKSTAIHGNKTQGARTKALADFKAGRARVLVATDIAARGLDIDQLPNVVNYELPDVPEDYVHRIGRTGRAGRDGKAVSLVCSEEKKQLRDIERLLKRPIAKEVIAGYEVSTTNKPAARPASQPRKSVQRNQRPNRNADAGQKTAWSGRRKPSSRAAV; encoded by the coding sequence TTGACGAAGTTTAACGACCTCGGCCTTTCGGCCGAACTGTTGCGTGCTGTTGCCGATCAAGGTTACAGCGAGCCCACCCCGATTCAAGCACAAGCCATTCCCGCCGTCCTTAACGGTGGCGACATTCTCGCCGCAGCGCAAACCGGCACCGGTAAAACCGCCGGTTTTACTCTGCCCGTCCTGCAGCGACTCAGCGACACTCCGGTGTCTTCAGGACGCCGCCCGGTACGTGCGCTGGTTCTGACACCGACACGTGAACTGGCGGCCCAAGTCGGTGCCAGTGTTGCTGATTACGGTAAATATCTGCCGTTGCGCAGCGCCATTGTTTTCGGTGGTGTTAAAATCAATCCGCAAATCAGCATGTTGCGCAAAGGGGTGGACATTTTGGTAGCAACCCCCGGCCGTCTGCTTGACCATGTGTCGCAGAAGACCGTTGATCTGTCCAAGGTGGAAATTCTTATCCTTGACGAGGCGGACCGGATGTTGGATATGGGATTTATCCGCGACATTCGCAAAATCCTTGCCCTGCTGCCCAAGAAACGCCAGAACCTGTTGTTTTCGGCAACCTTTTCCGATGACATCAAACGTCTGGCGGATTCACTGTTGAACACACCGACTCTGATTGAAGTGGCCCGTCGCAATACGGCATCCGAACAGGTGGAACAAAGCGTTCACCTGATTGAAAAAAGTCGCAAGAGGGAGCTGCTCTCTCATATGATCGGCTCACAAAACTGGCAGCAGGTACTGGTTTTTACCCGGACCAAACGCGGAGCCAACCGTCTGGCCCAACAGTTGGAAAAAGACGGCCTCAAATCCACAGCCATCCACGGCAACAAAACCCAGGGGGCACGCACCAAGGCGTTGGCTGATTTCAAAGCAGGCCGAGCACGGGTCCTGGTTGCCACGGATATTGCCGCACGTGGTCTGGACATTGATCAACTACCCAATGTCGTTAACTACGAGCTTCCCGATGTGCCGGAGGATTATGTCCATCGCATTGGCCGCACTGGTCGTGCCGGACGTGACGGCAAAGCGGTCTCGCTGGTGTGCAGTGAGGAAAAAAAGCAGCTGCGCGACATTGAGCGGTTACTGAAACGGCCCATCGCCAAAGAGGTGATCGCCGGTTATGAGGTGAGTACGACCAACAAACCTGCGGCCCGCCCCGCGTCTCAGCCGAGAAAGAGTGTTCAGCGCAACCAGCGACCCAACCGTAACGCCGACGCTGGCCAAAAAACCGCGTGGTCAGGACGACGTAAGCCCTCATCGAGAGCGGCTGTTTAA
- a CDS encoding DUF2721 domain-containing protein: protein MEITLTTPALLFPAISLLLLAYTNRFLTLAALIRSLYAEWRDNHDHVLFGQLKNLRKRVLLIRTMQTMGIASLFLCVLAMLLFYFELILAGEVIFALSLVLLMISLGLSVYEIQISVHALDLQLKDLESPRPANPNGTCHPQPEQRPPSSLGNS from the coding sequence ATGGAAATCACCCTGACCACACCAGCCCTGCTGTTTCCAGCTATCTCACTGCTGTTGCTGGCCTATACCAACCGTTTTCTGACCTTGGCCGCCCTGATCCGCAGTCTCTATGCCGAGTGGCGCGATAACCACGACCATGTGTTGTTCGGCCAATTGAAAAACCTGCGTAAGCGCGTGTTGCTCATCCGCACCATGCAGACCATGGGCATTGCCAGCCTGTTTTTGTGTGTGCTGGCCATGCTGTTGTTTTATTTCGAACTCATCCTGGCCGGAGAAGTCATTTTCGCTCTGAGCCTGGTCTTGTTAATGATCTCCCTCGGCTTGTCGGTGTATGAAATCCAGATTTCTGTTCATGCTCTGGATCTGCAACTCAAGGATCTGGAGTCACCCCGGCCAGCCAACCCCAACGGCACCTGTCATCCGCAACCGGAACAACGTCCCCCCTCATCACTGGGAAATTCATAA
- a CDS encoding AsmA family protein, translated as MKTLVKLVVVLLVIVAVIVGAATFYLDSIAKKAVEYGGEKALGVQTKVDNLHISLLGGSSELAGFSIANPQGFEQQHFMKLDNAAVAINLQSLTSQTIRISKVALSGLHLTIEQQDQASNVQALLKNVPKSQGSTPASTSSDSSTTDSGKKFIIEHLILEDINVSAQLTALGNKVSQVSLTVPPINMTNIGEKNGGITMEQLIKFIVQTVVEATANSSSGLSPALSQLLNAELASLDSLKGSASEAVSKKIDEAREKALKDIQLPEGSDEQLKQTTDSLLKGLLNDK; from the coding sequence ATGAAAACTCTTGTCAAACTCGTCGTTGTGCTGCTGGTTATTGTCGCAGTGATCGTTGGAGCAGCAACCTTCTATCTCGATTCCATTGCCAAAAAAGCCGTCGAATATGGGGGAGAAAAAGCGCTCGGAGTTCAGACAAAAGTTGACAACCTGCATATTTCCTTGCTTGGCGGCAGCAGTGAACTCGCTGGTTTCAGCATTGCCAACCCGCAGGGATTTGAACAACAGCATTTCATGAAGCTCGATAACGCTGCAGTGGCCATCAATCTGCAGTCCCTGACATCGCAGACCATCCGGATCTCCAAAGTTGCCCTGTCCGGTTTGCACCTGACCATCGAACAACAGGATCAGGCGTCCAATGTCCAGGCGTTACTGAAAAACGTGCCGAAATCTCAAGGATCGACGCCCGCGAGCACTTCAAGCGATTCCAGCACAACTGACAGCGGTAAAAAATTCATCATTGAACACCTGATCCTTGAAGATATCAATGTTTCGGCCCAACTGACGGCGTTGGGCAACAAAGTCAGCCAGGTCAGCCTGACGGTTCCGCCCATCAACATGACCAACATCGGCGAAAAAAATGGCGGCATAACCATGGAGCAACTGATCAAATTTATTGTCCAAACCGTTGTCGAAGCGACAGCCAATAGCTCAAGTGGACTGTCCCCTGCCCTGTCACAGCTGCTTAACGCCGAACTGGCCAGCCTGGACAGCTTAAAAGGAAGTGCCTCTGAAGCCGTTAGCAAAAAGATCGATGAAGCGCGTGAAAAAGCTCTCAAGGATATCCAATTACCGGAAGGTAGCGACGAACAACTGAAACAAACAACCGACAGTTTGCTTAAAGGACTGCTCAACGATAAATAA
- a CDS encoding NAD-dependent succinate-semialdehyde dehydrogenase has protein sequence MALESLNPATGEVLETFTEWSDEQVISTVEAVHDAYLKWRTTAFAERKPLMLKAADVLRQRKDDFATMMALEMGKPVVEGRAEVEKCALVCEYYAENAEQMLAPEPIESDASRSYVAFRPQGIVLAVMPWNFPFWQVFRFAAPALMAGNVGVLKHASNVPRCALAIEEVFVQAGFPADVFRTLMIGSRKVAQVIEHPYVVATTLTGSDIAGRKVAEKSGAMLKKSVMELGGSDPFIVLNDADLDLAASVAVTARCINSGQSCIAAKRFIVEDGVYESFLEKFKANMAALKVGDPCDESTQVGPQAREDLMRELHGQVEASVAKGAKVALGGVPGEAAFYPPTILTEVCKGMPAYSEEFFGPVAIVIRVKDADEALFVANDTEFGLGGSVWTTDLEKGERVAGEIRSGAVFVNGMTKSDPRLPFGGVGISGFGRELSHYGIKEFVNIQTVWIK, from the coding sequence ATGGCTCTGGAATCTCTGAATCCGGCGACAGGTGAAGTGCTGGAAACCTTTACAGAATGGTCGGATGAGCAGGTGATCTCGACTGTTGAAGCGGTTCATGATGCTTACCTGAAATGGCGAACGACAGCGTTTGCCGAACGTAAGCCGTTGATGCTTAAAGCGGCAGATGTTTTGCGACAGCGTAAAGATGATTTTGCCACTATGATGGCTCTGGAAATGGGCAAGCCGGTGGTGGAAGGGCGCGCCGAAGTTGAGAAGTGTGCCCTGGTCTGTGAGTACTATGCGGAGAATGCCGAGCAGATGTTGGCCCCGGAGCCGATCGAAAGTGATGCCAGTCGTTCTTATGTGGCTTTTCGCCCTCAAGGAATTGTTTTGGCGGTTATGCCGTGGAACTTTCCGTTTTGGCAGGTGTTCCGTTTTGCCGCTCCGGCACTGATGGCGGGCAATGTCGGTGTGCTCAAGCATGCCTCTAACGTACCGCGTTGTGCGCTGGCGATTGAAGAGGTGTTTGTTCAGGCCGGATTCCCAGCCGATGTATTTCGCACGCTGATGATCGGCTCACGCAAAGTGGCCCAAGTGATCGAGCATCCCTATGTGGTGGCGACCACCTTGACCGGTAGTGATATCGCCGGGCGTAAGGTCGCGGAAAAATCGGGCGCCATGCTGAAAAAATCGGTGATGGAGCTGGGTGGCAGTGATCCGTTTATCGTGTTGAACGATGCCGACCTTGATTTGGCCGCATCCGTTGCAGTCACGGCCCGTTGTATCAATTCAGGACAAAGCTGCATTGCGGCCAAGCGCTTCATCGTTGAAGATGGGGTTTATGAGTCCTTTTTGGAGAAATTTAAAGCCAATATGGCAGCACTGAAGGTTGGAGATCCCTGTGATGAATCTACCCAGGTCGGCCCGCAGGCACGCGAGGATCTGATGCGGGAACTGCATGGCCAGGTGGAAGCTTCGGTGGCCAAAGGAGCCAAGGTTGCACTGGGCGGTGTTCCCGGCGAGGCAGCGTTTTATCCGCCAACCATTCTGACTGAGGTCTGTAAAGGGATGCCGGCTTACAGTGAAGAGTTCTTTGGCCCGGTTGCTATTGTTATTCGCGTTAAAGATGCCGATGAGGCGTTATTTGTGGCTAACGATACAGAGTTTGGTCTTGGCGGATCGGTATGGACGACGGATCTTGAAAAAGGTGAGAGAGTCGCCGGTGAGATCCGCTCCGGTGCCGTGTTTGTCAATGGCATGACCAAGAGTGATCCCCGCCTGCCATTTGGGGGGGTCGGCATCTCAGGATTTGGCCGCGAGCTGTCCCACTATGGTATTAAGGAGTTCGTTAATATTCAGACGGTTTGGATCAAGTAA
- a CDS encoding Sir2 family NAD-dependent protein deacetylase yields the protein MAQKSLQEAVDYLQQAEALVISTGAGMGVDSGLPDFRGDEGFWNAYPMYKNLGINFYDAANPIHFSRDPEFGWGFYGHRTNLYRETVPHDGFGLLQKWINTLGLDSFVVTSNVDGQFQKAGFDGERIVEVHGSIHHLQCQRPCRRDIWRNNEEIPVDFTTMRAQHLPHCPHCGEIARPNILMFGDFSWIGDRSAAQEKRFNEFLIRHNGKRLVIIEMGAGTAVPTIRHLTQTLAQKPNAVAIRINPREPQISAPNIGLSLGALEGLMAIDQELF from the coding sequence ATGGCACAAAAGAGCTTACAGGAAGCGGTCGACTATCTGCAGCAGGCGGAAGCGTTGGTGATCAGCACGGGTGCCGGCATGGGCGTGGACTCAGGCCTGCCTGATTTTCGTGGTGACGAAGGGTTCTGGAACGCCTATCCCATGTATAAAAACCTCGGCATCAACTTTTACGACGCGGCCAACCCTATCCACTTTTCTCGCGATCCGGAATTCGGCTGGGGGTTCTACGGCCACCGTACCAATCTGTATCGTGAAACCGTACCCCATGACGGCTTTGGCCTGCTCCAGAAATGGATAAACACATTGGGACTGGACAGTTTTGTGGTCACATCCAATGTCGATGGTCAATTTCAAAAGGCGGGCTTTGACGGTGAACGGATTGTTGAGGTGCATGGCTCCATTCATCACCTGCAATGCCAGCGCCCCTGCCGTCGCGACATCTGGCGCAACAACGAGGAGATTCCCGTTGATTTTACCACCATGCGCGCCCAGCATCTGCCCCATTGTCCCCATTGTGGCGAGATTGCCCGACCCAATATTCTCATGTTCGGTGATTTTTCGTGGATAGGCGACCGCAGTGCCGCCCAGGAGAAGCGCTTCAATGAGTTTCTCATCCGCCATAACGGCAAACGGCTGGTAATTATTGAAATGGGCGCCGGTACTGCAGTACCGACCATCCGTCACCTGACGCAGACCTTGGCCCAGAAACCTAACGCAGTGGCGATCCGCATCAACCCACGCGAGCCACAAATTTCCGCGCCAAACATCGGTCTTTCTCTCGGCGCTCTGGAAGGACTGATGGCCATTGATCAGGAATTATTCTGA
- a CDS encoding HIT family protein, which translates to MTDTFTLNQQLAKDCIILGSLGDSLLLLLNNSLVPWFILVPRTNACEIHDMPAEEQQRLFAEMMELARFVDNEFKPDKVNTGAIGNMVRQLHVHIIARYEDDYCWPQVVWGRPEKKVYTQKEIDRIVTRLTSRLKERFIVENNLTK; encoded by the coding sequence ATGACCGATACATTCACCCTTAATCAACAACTGGCCAAGGATTGCATTATCCTCGGCTCTCTCGGTGACAGTCTGTTGCTGTTGCTCAACAACTCCCTGGTCCCCTGGTTTATTCTGGTGCCACGTACCAATGCGTGTGAAATTCACGATATGCCCGCCGAAGAACAACAGCGGCTGTTTGCCGAGATGATGGAGCTGGCCCGTTTCGTTGATAACGAATTCAAACCGGACAAAGTCAATACCGGTGCCATCGGCAATATGGTCCGCCAACTCCACGTCCATATCATTGCCCGTTACGAAGATGACTATTGCTGGCCACAGGTGGTTTGGGGACGCCCGGAAAAGAAAGTCTACACTCAGAAGGAGATCGATCGGATTGTCACCCGCCTGACCTCACGTTTAAAAGAGCGATTTATCGTTGAAAATAATCTGACAAAATAA
- a CDS encoding YihY/virulence factor BrkB family protein, with protein MALKASVEKWQKWLARDLWADDGKQGGYDIARVLAAALIGFRRHNCIQHAAALTFNTLLALIPLLAIMFALLKGLGVHNTIEPLLLKQLSVGSEEVVANIITYINNTNVGRLGSVGLVMLVFTVLALLSNIEKSFNDLWQVQETRSLFRRFADYFSVVTLGPLFVLAAVSMNTSIRSQHVVQWLLSKPVFGDALLLLFEVLPFFAIWAAFIFLYMFVPNTKVKLLSALVGGISAGSLWLLTQWSYVNFQYGVGKYNAIYGTMAALPIFMIWLYVSWMITLMGVELCWAFQFRSHISRLLGKGSRVDEWEPMHVLELLVLIYNRFKQGRAPWPMEELLEAASMPKAQAHLALERLKACEIVVVADDETHDALVVVPQKSADIIDLARVLEPGVSQTLDQEVSAVIGPLNRSYHDYLSGFDLPELIQKTTMKDSPQNNS; from the coding sequence ATGGCATTGAAAGCATCCGTGGAAAAGTGGCAGAAGTGGCTGGCCAGAGATTTGTGGGCTGATGATGGCAAACAGGGTGGCTATGACATTGCCCGGGTGCTGGCCGCAGCACTGATCGGTTTTCGCCGCCATAATTGCATCCAACACGCGGCAGCATTGACTTTCAATACCCTGCTGGCGCTGATTCCTCTGCTGGCCATCATGTTTGCCCTGCTGAAAGGGCTCGGTGTTCATAACACCATTGAGCCGCTGCTTCTCAAACAACTCTCCGTCGGCTCTGAAGAAGTTGTTGCCAATATCATCACCTACATCAACAACACCAATGTCGGTCGTCTTGGTTCCGTTGGTTTGGTCATGCTGGTGTTTACCGTTCTCGCTCTGTTATCCAACATCGAAAAATCATTCAACGATCTGTGGCAAGTGCAGGAGACCCGTTCTCTGTTCCGCCGTTTTGCCGACTATTTTTCTGTGGTTACCCTCGGTCCATTGTTTGTGCTCGCCGCCGTGTCTATGAATACCTCGATCCGCAGCCAACATGTGGTGCAGTGGCTGTTGAGCAAGCCGGTTTTCGGTGATGCGCTGCTGCTGTTGTTTGAGGTCCTGCCGTTTTTTGCGATCTGGGCAGCGTTTATCTTTCTCTATATGTTTGTTCCCAACACCAAGGTTAAGTTGCTTTCCGCTCTGGTCGGCGGTATCAGTGCCGGAAGTTTGTGGCTGCTGACTCAGTGGAGCTATGTCAACTTTCAGTATGGCGTCGGCAAATACAATGCCATTTACGGCACTATGGCGGCGCTGCCGATTTTTATGATCTGGCTGTATGTGTCGTGGATGATCACTCTGATGGGAGTCGAACTGTGCTGGGCATTTCAGTTTCGTAGTCATATCAGCCGCTTGCTGGGCAAGGGTAGTCGCGTTGACGAGTGGGAACCGATGCACGTTCTTGAACTGTTGGTGTTGATCTATAACCGCTTCAAGCAGGGCCGAGCGCCCTGGCCGATGGAGGAGTTGTTGGAAGCGGCTTCTATGCCGAAAGCGCAGGCCCATCTGGCGCTGGAACGCCTCAAGGCCTGTGAGATTGTGGTGGTGGCGGATGATGAAACGCACGATGCTCTGGTGGTGGTTCCCCAGAAATCTGCAGACATTATCGACTTGGCACGTGTCCTTGAACCTGGTGTTTCACAGACGCTTGATCAAGAAGTCAGCGCGGTGATCGGCCCGCTCAACCGATCCTATCATGATTATCTGAGTGGTTTTGATCTCCCGGAATTGATTCAGAAGACAACGATGAAAGATTCGCCTCAGAATAATTCCTGA
- the rssA gene encoding patatin-like phospholipase RssA: MTKQHMPKIGLALGSGSARGWSHVGVIKALAEIGIEPDIISGCSIGSVVGAAYVSGRLEQFEEWVRSLTRMDVARFFELDFSLSGFIDIERLQGFFDDYVMDGQSQIESLDKTFAAVATDLENGREIWFTEGSIKEAIWASIALPGIFPPVRHQNRWLVDGGLVNPVPVSICRALGAEVVIAVNLNGDIVGKHFTRIDPQKPIETAVEQNSLTANISKTLRDYSSALFPTKDKEDTPRPPGIFEALAGSINITQDRITRSRMAGDPPDFLLTPKLSKIGLLEFYRAEEAIHEGEACVLRQKEQFVNYLNL; this comes from the coding sequence ATGACCAAACAACATATGCCTAAAATCGGACTCGCTCTCGGTAGTGGTTCAGCCCGTGGATGGAGCCATGTCGGGGTGATTAAGGCGTTGGCCGAGATCGGCATTGAGCCGGACATTATCAGCGGTTGCTCCATTGGCAGCGTGGTTGGAGCCGCCTATGTCAGTGGTCGCCTTGAGCAATTTGAAGAGTGGGTGCGCTCGTTGACCCGCATGGATGTGGCGCGTTTTTTCGAGCTCGATTTTTCTCTGAGTGGTTTTATCGATATTGAGCGATTGCAGGGCTTTTTTGATGATTATGTGATGGATGGTCAATCGCAGATTGAATCGCTGGACAAAACCTTTGCCGCGGTGGCGACTGACCTGGAAAATGGTCGGGAAATCTGGTTTACCGAAGGTTCGATAAAAGAGGCGATCTGGGCTTCAATTGCCTTGCCGGGAATCTTTCCTCCGGTGCGGCATCAGAATCGTTGGCTGGTCGATGGTGGTCTGGTCAATCCGGTTCCGGTGTCCATCTGCCGGGCGCTGGGCGCTGAAGTGGTGATCGCCGTTAACCTCAATGGTGATATTGTCGGCAAGCATTTTACTCGCATCGATCCGCAAAAACCGATTGAAACCGCTGTGGAGCAGAACAGCCTCACAGCCAATATCAGCAAAACATTGCGTGATTATTCTTCGGCATTGTTTCCGACAAAAGATAAAGAGGACACTCCCAGGCCGCCGGGGATCTTCGAAGCGTTGGCTGGTTCCATCAATATCACTCAGGATCGCATTACCCGCAGTCGTATGGCCGGCGATCCGCCTGATTTTCTTTTGACCCCTAAATTATCCAAAATCGGTTTGCTGGAATTTTATCGTGCCGAAGAAGCGATCCATGAAGGGGAAGCCTGCGTTCTGCGTCAGAAAGAGCAGTTTGTCAACTACCTCAACCTGTAG
- a CDS encoding enoyl-CoA hydratase/isomerase family protein, giving the protein MAEPCILMDRQDQIGFITLNRPEHMNTFTPEFADLLDQALWDFERDEDIRVIVVKAAGKHFCTGISLDQFNNKSALEYRQFLYGIDAFYHTLNRLNTPTIASVQGYAVANGAGLSFGCDLTVAAESSMFGTTAINVGLICLGPAAPMTKLIGRKKTMEMVLSGDMITAQEAERLGLINKAVADDELEEETLKLAKKLVKKSPLALSIGKEGLRRLQDVPYHQGLESMDDLFAALCSTEDAEEGVRAFLEKRQPQWQRR; this is encoded by the coding sequence ATGGCAGAGCCCTGTATTTTGATGGATCGACAAGATCAGATCGGTTTTATCACCTTGAACCGTCCGGAACATATGAACACCTTCACCCCAGAGTTTGCCGACTTGCTGGATCAGGCGTTGTGGGACTTCGAACGCGATGAGGATATCCGCGTGATTGTTGTCAAAGCGGCGGGAAAACATTTCTGCACCGGGATTTCGCTTGATCAGTTCAACAACAAAAGCGCTTTGGAATACCGGCAGTTCCTTTACGGTATTGATGCGTTTTATCATACCCTCAACCGTCTGAATACGCCGACGATCGCTTCTGTGCAGGGCTATGCCGTGGCCAATGGGGCCGGGCTTTCATTTGGTTGTGATCTGACCGTGGCTGCTGAATCTTCCATGTTTGGCACCACGGCGATTAATGTCGGCCTGATTTGCCTGGGACCGGCAGCACCGATGACAAAGTTGATTGGTCGCAAAAAGACGATGGAGATGGTGTTGAGCGGTGACATGATCACGGCCCAAGAAGCGGAACGGCTGGGCTTGATCAATAAAGCCGTGGCAGATGATGAGCTTGAGGAGGAAACCCTCAAATTGGCGAAAAAGCTGGTGAAGAAAAGCCCGCTGGCGTTGAGCATTGGCAAAGAGGGACTGCGACGTTTGCAGGATGTGCCGTATCATCAGGGCTTAGAGAGCATGGATGATCTGTTTGCTGCGTTGTGTTCCACTGAAGATGCCGAAGAGGGCGTGCGGGCGTTTCTTGAGAAACGACAGCCGCAGTGGCAACGGCGGTAA